The following are from one region of the Methanospirillum hungatei genome:
- a CDS encoding tetratricopeptide repeat protein, whose amino-acid sequence MTAHKPMIMKMRVCLLVFLLIAGLIAAGCTESDRIRDQARSAFEDGRYAESVSLYDQAIRISGTDSELYYLKGLALFELVRYKDAIDAFTAAIRVKADYPAAWYWKGRASYMMGDYDEAVRSFYKAIELDEANTEYWYYRGLALSGRGQYDLAVAHFDKILLMDPSMEKAWSSRGYAFVMEKNYTNALASFEKALTLNSANAENWINKASVLRVLGRNDEAEVAINQANLLYKKQGEDIARKIPKTPISVVP is encoded by the coding sequence ATGACTGCACATAAACCGATGATCATGAAGATGAGAGTCTGTCTGCTTGTATTTCTTCTGATAGCCGGATTAATTGCAGCCGGGTGTACCGAATCCGACCGCATCAGGGATCAGGCACGTTCTGCCTTTGAAGATGGGCGATATGCTGAATCTGTATCTCTGTATGATCAGGCGATCAGGATCTCCGGAACCGACAGTGAACTCTACTATCTGAAGGGTCTGGCTCTTTTTGAACTTGTCAGATATAAAGATGCCATCGATGCTTTTACTGCTGCAATTAGGGTCAAAGCGGATTATCCTGCAGCATGGTATTGGAAAGGTCGTGCCAGTTACATGATGGGCGATTATGATGAGGCAGTCAGATCTTTTTACAAGGCCATTGAACTTGATGAAGCAAATACAGAATACTGGTATTATCGTGGTCTTGCTTTAAGTGGACGAGGCCAGTACGATCTTGCAGTTGCTCACTTTGATAAAATTCTCCTCATGGATCCGTCAATGGAAAAAGCCTGGAGTTCCCGGGGGTACGCTTTTGTCATGGAAAAGAATTATACAAATGCACTCGCTTCCTTTGAAAAGGCACTTACATTAAACTCAGCCAACGCAGAGAACTGGATAAACAAAGCGTCTGTTCTCCGGGTTCTCGGTCGAAATGATGAAGCGGAAGTCGCAATAAATCAGGCAAACCTGCTTTATAAAAAACAGGGAGAAGATATTGCACGTAAGATCCCAAAGACTCCCATCTCTGTTGTTCCCTGA